One genomic segment of Tachyglossus aculeatus isolate mTacAcu1 chromosome 17, mTacAcu1.pri, whole genome shotgun sequence includes these proteins:
- the MRPS17 gene encoding 28S ribosomal protein S17, mitochondrial encodes MSIVHSSVHAKWIVGRVIGTAMQKTAKVRVTRLVLDPYLLKYFNKRKTYFAHDALEQCTVGDIVLLKALPVPRSKHVKHELAEIVFKVGRVIDPVTGKACAGTTYLESPIGSDVSHLSKTLQELDVSSP; translated from the exons ATGTCGATAGTGCACTCCTCAGTCCATGCCAAGTGGATCGTGGGCAGGGTGATAGGAACAGCGATGCAAAAGACGGCCAAAGTCCGAGTGACCAGACTCGTCCTCGACCCCTATTTACTCAAG TACTTCAATAAACGAAAAACATACTTTGCTCACGACGCGTTGGAGCAGTGCACCGTTGGGGACATCGTCCTTCTCAAGGCGTTACCCGTGCCCCGGTCCAAACACGTGAAACACGAACTGGCTGAGATTGTCTTCAAAGTTGGAAGAGTCATCGATCCGGTGACAGGAAAGGCGTGTGCCGGGACCACATACCTCGAAAGCCCCATCGGTTCTGACGTATCTCACCTGAGCAAAACGCTACAAGAGCTGGATGTGTCTTCACCCTAG